Proteins co-encoded in one Acidobacteriota bacterium genomic window:
- a CDS encoding deoxyribodipyrimidine photo-lyase, translating to MRINERVLQLNDKPVNEKSRYVLYWMQMYKRVDNNHSLIYAIRRANELKLSLVVYEGLKYYYPWASDRIHTFILEGVEEKQAAFEKLGIRYVFYLQKDKASPKQTVAKLAKDAALIVTDDFPCFIIPEHNRRIAERAEIPVFAVDSNGVVPMSKFDKEEYAAYTIRPKIKKLLDRYLKPLPFEDIDVKSNDLEVDCPETVVTADNIAKLVAECDIDHTVPASDQYHGGTIEGRKRLKKFVDEILPDYDKARSKPDRDGSSRLSSYLHFGYLSALEIALEVQKADAPQESIDAYLEELIVRRELSYNMTLFNDKYESLDALPAWVHKTMREHATDERSHLYSMEQLERGETHDELWNAAQREMVVTGEMHNYVRMLWGKNVIAWTPSYEVAFETLVHLNNKYCLDGRNPNSYCGILWCFGKHDRPWMEREVFGQIRYMTSGSTGKKFDSKKYIAWTKGL from the coding sequence ATGCGAATCAACGAAAGAGTTCTCCAGCTCAACGACAAGCCCGTTAACGAAAAGTCGCGGTACGTGCTGTATTGGATGCAGATGTATAAGCGTGTGGACAATAATCATTCGCTGATCTACGCGATCCGCCGGGCGAATGAGCTGAAGCTGTCGCTGGTTGTTTATGAGGGGCTGAAATATTACTACCCGTGGGCCTCAGATCGCATTCATACCTTTATTTTGGAAGGCGTGGAGGAAAAACAGGCGGCTTTTGAAAAGCTCGGGATCCGCTATGTCTTTTATCTGCAGAAAGATAAGGCTTCGCCAAAGCAGACTGTCGCGAAGCTTGCCAAAGATGCGGCTTTGATCGTCACCGACGATTTCCCATGCTTCATCATCCCGGAACACAACCGCCGGATCGCCGAGAGAGCCGAAATTCCCGTATTCGCGGTCGATTCGAATGGCGTGGTTCCGATGTCAAAATTCGATAAGGAAGAATACGCCGCCTACACCATCAGGCCGAAGATAAAGAAGCTGCTCGACCGCTATCTAAAACCGCTGCCGTTCGAGGACATTGACGTCAAAAGCAATGACCTTGAGGTCGATTGCCCCGAGACGGTCGTCACTGCCGACAACATCGCCAAACTCGTTGCCGAATGCGACATCGATCACACCGTTCCAGCGTCCGATCAGTACCACGGCGGCACGATCGAAGGAAGAAAGCGGCTTAAGAAATTCGTTGACGAGATATTGCCTGATTATGACAAGGCGCGGAGCAAGCCGGATCGAGACGGTTCGTCGCGGCTGTCTTCGTATCTGCACTTTGGATATTTGTCCGCGCTTGAGATCGCACTTGAGGTACAAAAGGCTGACGCGCCTCAGGAATCGATCGATGCATATCTCGAGGAACTGATCGTCCGCCGCGAGCTGTCGTATAACATGACGTTGTTCAACGATAAATACGAATCGCTCGACGCCTTGCCGGCCTGGGTTCACAAAACGATGCGGGAACACGCGACCGATGAACGCTCGCATCTCTATTCGATGGAACAATTAGAACGCGGTGAGACGCACGACGAGCTGTGGAACGCCGCCCAACGCGAGATGGTCGTGACCGGTGAGATGCACAATTATGTGCGGATGCTGTGGGGCAAAAACGTGATCGCCTGGACGCCTTCGTACGAGGTGGCGTTCGAAACCCTGGTGCATCTCAACAACAAATACTGCCTCGACGGCCGCAACCCGAATTCTTACTGCGGAATCCTATGGTGCTTCGGCAAACACGACCGCCCATGGATGGAACGCGAGGTCTTCGGCCAGATAAGATACATGACGAGCGGCAGTACGGGGAAGAAGTTTGATTCGAAAAAGTATATTGCTTGGACGAAGGGATTGTGA
- a CDS encoding M13 family metallopeptidase, translated as MGSITKYFTALIVLFSVSMVTLGQSKGFDTSRMDTSVEACNDFYQYANGTWLKTTKIPAEYPSWGSFTIVYENNQNVLKKVVETAAKTTNAAKGSDTQLVGDYYASCMNEEALEKAGIEPIKPFLAEAAKVSSVKDLQKQIAMNHNRGLGGFFRFGIGTDDKNSNVNLASASQGGVGLPNRDYWFKDDPKSVETRQKYAEYMTNMFKLAGDSPEAAAAEAKTVMAIQKRFASAARPPVELRDSEANYNKKTLAELAQLTPNFSWTDYLKERGVASVKEVNVGQPKFFEELSKMLTEVPISDWKAYLRWIVIADSAGNLTKAFRDESFNFNAKYLFGVQEQQARWKVCTAEVDGVIGESLGQEFVKTAFSPAAKKRMNELIDNLFAAYKERIQKLDWMSDATKTKALEKLAAYTRKIGYPDKLEGYKGLELERGSYFQNNLKASEFLIKRNMAKATKPVDRAEWGMTPPTVNAYNNPQFNEIVFPAGNSAAAIL; from the coding sequence ATGGGTTCTATTACCAAATATTTTACCGCCCTTATCGTACTCTTTTCGGTTTCGATGGTGACGTTGGGTCAGAGCAAGGGCTTTGACACGAGCCGGATGGATACGTCGGTTGAGGCGTGTAACGATTTTTACCAGTATGCCAACGGCACCTGGCTCAAAACTACCAAGATCCCGGCCGAATATCCGAGCTGGGGCAGCTTTACGATCGTTTATGAGAACAACCAGAACGTTCTCAAAAAGGTCGTCGAAACGGCCGCTAAAACAACCAACGCCGCCAAGGGCAGCGATACGCAGCTAGTCGGCGACTATTACGCTTCGTGCATGAATGAAGAGGCACTGGAAAAGGCTGGCATAGAGCCGATCAAACCTTTCCTCGCTGAGGCGGCTAAAGTTTCGAGTGTCAAAGACCTCCAGAAACAGATCGCGATGAACCACAATCGTGGTTTGGGCGGATTTTTCCGTTTTGGTATCGGGACCGATGACAAGAACAGCAATGTCAACCTCGCGTCGGCTTCGCAGGGCGGTGTCGGGCTGCCGAACCGCGATTACTGGTTCAAGGACGACCCTAAATCGGTCGAGACCCGCCAGAAATATGCGGAATACATGACCAACATGTTCAAGCTCGCGGGCGACTCACCAGAGGCTGCGGCCGCCGAAGCTAAGACGGTGATGGCGATCCAGAAGCGTTTTGCATCGGCTGCAAGACCGCCGGTCGAGCTTCGCGATTCTGAAGCGAACTACAACAAAAAGACTCTCGCCGAGCTCGCACAGCTCACACCAAATTTCTCGTGGACCGATTACCTGAAAGAACGCGGCGTCGCGAGCGTCAAGGAAGTAAATGTCGGCCAGCCGAAGTTTTTTGAGGAACTGAGCAAAATGCTGACCGAGGTTCCTATCTCGGATTGGAAGGCATATCTTCGCTGGATCGTCATCGCCGATTCGGCAGGCAATCTGACGAAGGCGTTTCGTGACGAGTCTTTTAATTTCAATGCAAAATACCTCTTCGGAGTTCAGGAACAGCAGGCCCGTTGGAAGGTTTGCACGGCTGAGGTCGATGGCGTGATCGGCGAATCCCTGGGGCAGGAGTTTGTAAAGACCGCATTCTCGCCAGCCGCCAAAAAGCGGATGAACGAGCTGATCGACAACCTGTTTGCTGCCTACAAAGAACGCATCCAAAAGCTCGACTGGATGAGTGATGCAACAAAGACAAAAGCACTCGAAAAGCTTGCTGCATACACGCGAAAGATCGGCTATCCCGACAAACTTGAAGGCTACAAGGGCCTCGAGCTGGAACGCGGATCATATTTTCAGAACAATCTGAAAGCGAGCGAATTTCTGATCAAGCGAAACATGGCAAAGGCCACGAAGCCGGTCGACCGTGCCGAATGGGGAATGACGCCGCCGACGGTGAATGCGTACAACAATCCGCAGTTCAACGAGATCGTTTTTCCGGCCGGGAATTCTGCAGCCGCCATTCTTTGA
- a CDS encoding M13 family metallopeptidase, whose amino-acid sequence MRTTIRSSTRSFFRPGILQPPFFDSAADDAINYGGIGAVIGHEITHGFDDEGSKYDAQGNLKTWWTDADRKTFEERGACVVDQFSKYKVGGDVFMNGKLTLGENTADLGGLTMAFAAFEKSMEGKPKPANIDNLTPEQRFFLGWAQAWAEVSTPQGEAFQAQNDPHAIARFRVNGPMSNMPEFAKAFQCKANDPMVRKDYCRIW is encoded by the coding sequence ATGCGTACAACAATCCGCAGTTCAACGAGATCGTTTTTCCGGCCGGGAATTCTGCAGCCGCCATTCTTTGATTCGGCAGCGGATGATGCCATCAACTACGGCGGCATCGGTGCCGTGATCGGGCACGAGATCACGCACGGTTTTGACGACGAGGGCAGCAAATACGACGCCCAGGGTAACCTGAAAACGTGGTGGACCGACGCTGACCGCAAGACGTTCGAAGAGCGTGGAGCGTGTGTCGTCGATCAGTTCAGCAAGTACAAGGTCGGCGGCGATGTGTTTATGAACGGCAAGCTCACGCTCGGCGAGAACACAGCCGATCTCGGCGGCCTGACGATGGCATTTGCCGCGTTCGAAAAATCGATGGAGGGCAAACCCAAGCCAGCAAACATCGACAACCTGACACCCGAACAGCGTTTCTTCCTCGGCTGGGCACAGGCCTGGGCCGAAGTCTCAACGCCCCAGGGCGAGGCTTTCCAAGCCCAAAACGACCCCCACGCCATCGCCCGCTTCCGCGTAAACGGCCCGATGTCGAACATGCCTGAGTTTGCAAAGGCATTTCAGTGCAAGGCGAATGATCCGATGGTAAGAAAAGACTATTGCCGGATCTGGTAA
- a CDS encoding GNAT family N-acetyltransferase translates to MILDRLEIINEEFHAAEVEPAMLDLLLAEGWRHFGTHFFRYNYGIYENEIRRVLPLRIRVNDLRFSKSQRRVLNRNDDLQTEIVSLQITPELHDLFHRHKARFKSGVPDSIYDFVSREPNAPTECRSVMVHENGKLVAASFFDVGTESVSSIYGIFDPEMRSQSLGIFTMLKEIEFAREHAKPLYYHGYAYEGESFYDYKKRFGALEIFDWNGNWTGAQASRLPTPVPPA, encoded by the coding sequence ATGATACTCGACCGGCTGGAGATCATAAACGAGGAATTTCACGCTGCCGAGGTGGAGCCGGCGATGCTCGACCTATTGCTCGCCGAGGGCTGGCGGCATTTTGGCACACATTTTTTTCGTTACAATTACGGCATCTATGAAAACGAGATCCGCCGCGTTCTGCCGCTGCGGATACGCGTAAACGATCTCCGTTTTTCCAAAAGCCAACGCCGCGTTCTAAACCGAAACGATGATCTGCAGACCGAGATCGTTTCTCTCCAGATCACGCCTGAGCTGCACGACCTGTTTCACCGGCATAAGGCGAGGTTCAAAAGCGGAGTGCCCGATTCCATTTACGATTTCGTCTCCCGCGAGCCGAACGCACCGACCGAATGCCGTTCCGTGATGGTTCACGAAAACGGAAAACTCGTCGCCGCAAGCTTCTTCGACGTCGGCACCGAATCGGTCTCAAGTATCTACGGTATCTTCGATCCCGAGATGCGCTCGCAAAGCCTCGGTATTTTCACGATGCTCAAAGAAATAGAATTCGCCCGCGAACACGCCAAACCGCTCTACTATCACGGCTACGCCTACGAGGGCGAATCCTTCTACGACTACAAAAAACGCTTCGGAGCTTTAGAAATATTCGACTGGAATGGAAATTGGACTGGAGCGCAAGCGTCCCGCTTGCCAACACCGGTTCCTCCGGCGTGA
- a CDS encoding DUF2256 domain-containing protein, which yields MEPKKRFTKSTLPEKVCIRCNRPFSWRKRWEKVWDEVKYCSERCRNTKPASKGGFSTVLISPPSPRGFFPGV from the coding sequence GTGGAACCGAAAAAGCGTTTTACTAAATCTACACTTCCCGAGAAGGTCTGCATCCGCTGCAACCGGCCATTCTCGTGGCGCAAACGCTGGGAAAAGGTGTGGGATGAGGTCAAATACTGCTCCGAACGATGTCGCAATACCAAACCCGCAAGCAAGGGGGGGTTTTCCACGGTCTTAATTTCCCCCCCCTCCCCCCGGGGGTTTTTCCCGGGGGTCTAA
- a CDS encoding molybdopterin-dependent oxidoreductase, with translation MSKDIDKEILVEKVREFERRTGHTVDSFPDDPQNTASILGEHRYLSEPMSVEDAKKEMSARSRRYFLSIGATTLLGIIGWRSLSDETKDLLFKSKDRLLLKTFEFNESVSQFFFRPTKLAPEFPPEQVTPIRTNGFEGLEQEIDVAAWTLTVAGLAGRVDDLVITMADIKKLPRTEMITEFKCIEGWSTIVHWAGVKFSDFAAVYKPKTTSGAPPDVAGKPEDLLPYVAMSTPDEKYYVGWDMPSIMHPQTLLAYEMNGEPLRPENGAPLRIASPTKYGIKQIKRLGRIEFTSERPKDFWAEYGYDWYSGH, from the coding sequence ATGAGCAAAGATATCGATAAAGAAATACTGGTCGAAAAAGTGCGTGAATTCGAAAGACGAACGGGCCACACCGTCGATTCGTTTCCCGACGACCCGCAAAACACAGCCTCGATCCTAGGCGAGCACCGCTATCTCAGCGAGCCGATGTCGGTGGAGGACGCGAAAAAAGAAATGTCCGCACGGTCACGCCGCTACTTTCTCTCCATAGGTGCGACTACGTTGCTTGGGATCATTGGATGGCGGTCGTTGTCTGACGAGACGAAAGATCTTCTATTTAAGTCAAAAGATCGACTACTTCTAAAAACATTCGAGTTTAATGAAAGTGTAAGTCAGTTCTTCTTTCGTCCGACTAAACTAGCTCCTGAATTTCCGCCGGAACAAGTGACGCCGATCAGAACCAACGGTTTCGAAGGCCTCGAACAAGAGATCGACGTTGCCGCGTGGACGCTAACCGTCGCCGGGCTCGCCGGACGTGTCGACGATCTTGTCATCACCATGGCCGACATCAAAAAGCTGCCGCGGACCGAGATGATCACGGAATTCAAATGCATCGAGGGCTGGAGCACGATCGTGCATTGGGCAGGCGTGAAATTCTCAGATTTCGCTGCGGTTTATAAACCAAAGACCACAAGCGGTGCTCCGCCGGACGTCGCTGGAAAGCCCGAAGATCTTTTGCCATATGTCGCCATGTCCACACCGGATGAAAAATACTACGTCGGCTGGGATATGCCGAGCATCATGCACCCGCAGACGCTGCTCGCCTACGAAATGAACGGCGAACCGCTGCGACCCGAGAACGGTGCGCCTCTGCGGATCGCTTCGCCGACCAAGTACGGCATTAAACAGATCAAACGCCTCGGGCGGATCGAATTTACGAGCGAACGGCCGAAGGATTTCTGGGCGGAATATGGTTATGATTGGTACTCAGGGCATTAG
- a CDS encoding cytochrome b/b6 domain-containing protein, whose amino-acid sequence MQKLLEKKHPLAIRWMHWINFPLLTMMIWSGILIYWANQVYGIRLFGYELFKFFPPWFFEISKVDFWGYKIPDYLPPWAYEWTNIPQRLAEGMQLHFFFMWLFAINGLIYVIYTIVSGEWRSILPVPSSLKRAPLVALHDAHIVKEKPPQGKYNDAQRIAYTSVIVMGMGSVLTGLSIYKPLQLSFLTALFGGYEWARWIHFWLTISFVLFFLVHVFQVIMAGWRNFRSMITGYDIVDAVEPNAEPIKAGEEATV is encoded by the coding sequence ATGCAAAAGCTGCTTGAAAAGAAACATCCGCTCGCCATCCGCTGGATGCACTGGATCAATTTTCCGCTCCTGACAATGATGATCTGGAGCGGGATTCTGATCTATTGGGCAAATCAGGTGTACGGAATCAGGCTGTTCGGCTACGAACTGTTCAAGTTTTTCCCGCCCTGGTTCTTTGAGATCTCGAAGGTTGATTTTTGGGGTTACAAAATACCGGACTATCTGCCGCCGTGGGCTTATGAATGGACAAACATCCCGCAGCGTCTCGCCGAGGGCATGCAGCTCCATTTCTTTTTCATGTGGCTTTTTGCCATAAATGGTCTCATCTACGTTATTTATACGATCGTCTCCGGCGAATGGCGTTCGATCTTGCCAGTCCCCAGCTCGCTCAAGCGTGCACCGCTCGTCGCCCTGCACGACGCTCACATCGTCAAAGAAAAACCGCCGCAGGGAAAATACAACGACGCCCAACGCATTGCATATACGAGCGTGATCGTGATGGGCATGGGCTCGGTACTTACCGGCCTTTCGATCTACAAACCGCTTCAGCTGTCGTTTTTGACAGCACTATTTGGCGGCTACGAATGGGCCCGGTGGATACATTTTTGGCTGACGATCAGCTTTGTTCTGTTTTTTTTAGTGCACGTTTTTCAGGTCATCATGGCGGGCTGGCGCAATTTTCGCTCGATGATAACGGGCTATGACATTGTCGATGCGGTCGAGCCTAATGCGGAGCCTATCAAAGCTGGCGAGGAGGCGACGGTATGA
- a CDS encoding zf-HC2 domain-containing protein encodes MDCRELKAMIDSYISDELLVETNHEVLRHLESCADCRYEMSSRRALKAQLRHAVKNSAEVQIDPVYYSRMAAELKETAMNPGWIEKLTGGFHVPARMVAVGFACLLLAVTGTMVWMNRTNVFVTLNNNTDIVKAVRASWAELTSLAVGDHENCAVKYNLKEDPITLDEAATKFGAYNKDLDNVMMAGFKGTANAEVSGDVEFIESHSCVYEGRRFAHVVVKHKGKMVSILMTDTDLPGDSYGIQTALYDGAVGAAGFLAGHHAVFIVSQLAESDNVVLANAIAPAIRSHVEKPTM; translated from the coding sequence ATGGATTGCAGAGAACTAAAAGCAATGATCGACTCGTACATCAGCGATGAACTGCTGGTCGAGACCAATCACGAAGTGCTCAGACACCTCGAAAGTTGCGCCGATTGCCGATACGAAATGTCATCGCGCCGTGCGTTAAAGGCTCAGCTTCGTCACGCCGTTAAGAACTCCGCTGAGGTGCAGATCGACCCGGTTTACTATTCGAGAATGGCGGCAGAACTTAAGGAAACAGCGATGAATCCAGGCTGGATTGAAAAGCTGACGGGCGGTTTTCATGTTCCCGCACGCATGGTTGCGGTCGGTTTTGCCTGTCTGCTTCTGGCGGTGACCGGGACGATGGTTTGGATGAATCGCACGAATGTTTTCGTAACGCTCAATAACAACACTGATATCGTTAAAGCCGTCCGTGCTTCGTGGGCCGAGCTGACCTCGCTCGCGGTCGGCGATCACGAGAATTGTGCCGTCAAATACAATCTAAAAGAAGACCCGATCACCCTCGACGAGGCCGCAACAAAATTTGGGGCGTATAATAAAGATCTCGACAACGTAATGATGGCGGGGTTCAAGGGCACTGCAAACGCGGAGGTTTCGGGTGACGTAGAGTTTATTGAGTCTCACTCTTGCGTTTACGAGGGCCGCAGATTTGCTCACGTTGTCGTCAAACACAAAGGAAAAATGGTCTCTATTCTGATGACCGATACCGACCTGCCGGGCGATAGTTATGGCATCCAAACGGCGCTCTACGACGGCGCGGTCGGAGCCGCAGGCTTTCTGGCGGGGCATCACGCGGTTTTCATCGTGTCGCAGCTAGCGGAGTCTGACAATGTAGTGCTCGCAAATGCGATCGCACCAGCGATCCGCTCTCATGTCGAGAAACCGACAATGTAA